Proteins encoded within one genomic window of Cryptosporangium minutisporangium:
- a CDS encoding LLM class F420-dependent oxidoreductase, whose translation MELGVAGLNAKATIGPAVTVRLARRAEELGYTSWWAGEHVVLPSPRTAMTPMDPADPVLDPLVHLSYVAAVTERMELGTAIVILPQRNPLVLAKQVASLDVLSGGRLLLGVGAGYLEPELAALGVPMSERGSRTDDYLDAMRALWTQEQPAHQGRHVSFANIDAHPRPTQPDGPRIVVGGHSPGAFRRAVTRAHGWLGVGDSPDDLARHLVGLENAAAEVERPARLGRLEISFQPLQPVSRDDARRYAELGVDRLVVYPLPIEDADDVEAFLERHAGLV comes from the coding sequence ATGGAACTCGGGGTTGCCGGTCTGAACGCGAAGGCGACGATAGGTCCGGCGGTGACCGTCCGGCTGGCCCGGCGCGCCGAGGAACTCGGATACACCTCGTGGTGGGCGGGGGAGCACGTCGTGCTGCCCAGTCCGCGGACGGCGATGACACCGATGGATCCGGCCGATCCGGTGCTGGACCCGCTGGTGCACCTGTCCTACGTCGCCGCGGTGACCGAACGGATGGAGCTCGGCACCGCGATCGTGATCCTTCCCCAGCGCAACCCGCTGGTGCTGGCGAAGCAGGTCGCGAGCCTGGACGTGTTGTCCGGAGGACGCCTGCTGCTCGGAGTGGGCGCCGGGTACCTGGAGCCGGAGCTGGCGGCGCTCGGCGTCCCGATGTCCGAGCGTGGGTCGCGAACCGACGACTACCTGGACGCGATGCGGGCGCTGTGGACGCAGGAGCAGCCCGCCCACCAGGGCCGTCACGTGTCGTTCGCGAACATCGACGCTCATCCGCGGCCGACGCAGCCGGACGGCCCTCGGATCGTGGTCGGCGGACACAGCCCGGGTGCGTTCCGGCGAGCGGTGACCCGCGCACACGGGTGGCTCGGGGTCGGCGACAGCCCGGACGACCTGGCGCGGCACCTCGTCGGTCTGGAGAATGCGGCGGCGGAGGTCGAGCGGCCGGCCCGGCTGGGTCGGCTGGAGATCAGCTTTCAGCCGCTCCAGCCGGTGAGCAGGGACGACGCGCGCCGCTACGCCGAGCTGGGCGTCGACCGGCTGGTCGTGTACCCGCTGCCGATCGAGGACGCCGACGACGTCGAAGCATTCCTCGAACGGCACGCCGGGCTCGTGTGA
- a CDS encoding LysR family transcriptional regulator, whose product MDVRVQDLRYFVAVAEELSFTRAATERLFISQPALSKQIRQLERTLQTALFERTRRSVALTAAGAALLPHARRILQQWDDARRAVAGANDAVLTVGFQTRISRGLLPAVTVAMERLLPGRQLRFRQISWADPTTGLGSGEVDVAIAWLPAPAGYASKVVTTEERWVALPTGHPLADRTTIGFDELVDEPFVALPTTAGALRDYWLASEHRASPARIAAVAETPDESLEAVASGVGVVLLSAGNATIYQRDDVVCRPVTGLPPSELAVVWRPDDDREMVRVFVDACCLCGAGPARPVRSAGGSTGRTPT is encoded by the coding sequence ATGGATGTCCGCGTCCAAGACCTGAGATACTTCGTCGCGGTGGCCGAGGAGCTGAGCTTCACCCGCGCCGCCACCGAGCGGCTGTTCATCTCCCAGCCGGCGTTGAGCAAACAGATCCGTCAGCTGGAGCGCACCCTGCAGACCGCGCTCTTCGAGCGCACCCGGCGGTCGGTCGCACTGACCGCGGCGGGCGCGGCACTGCTGCCGCACGCCCGCCGCATCCTCCAGCAGTGGGACGACGCTCGGCGTGCCGTCGCCGGCGCGAACGACGCGGTCCTCACCGTGGGGTTCCAGACCCGGATCAGCCGTGGCCTGCTCCCTGCCGTCACCGTCGCGATGGAGCGGTTGCTGCCCGGCCGGCAGCTCCGGTTCCGGCAGATCTCCTGGGCGGATCCGACCACCGGGCTCGGTAGCGGCGAGGTCGACGTCGCGATCGCCTGGCTACCGGCGCCGGCGGGCTACGCGTCGAAGGTCGTGACCACCGAGGAACGCTGGGTGGCGCTGCCGACCGGGCATCCGCTCGCCGACCGGACGACGATCGGATTCGACGAACTCGTCGACGAGCCGTTCGTCGCGCTGCCGACGACCGCCGGTGCGCTCCGCGACTACTGGCTGGCCAGCGAGCACCGCGCGTCGCCCGCGCGGATCGCGGCGGTCGCGGAGACACCGGACGAATCGCTGGAGGCGGTCGCATCCGGGGTCGGCGTCGTCCTGCTCTCGGCCGGGAACGCCACGATCTACCAGCGGGACGACGTGGTGTGCCGGCCGGTGACCGGTCTGCCGCCCAGTGAGCTGGCGGTCGTCTGGCGCCCGGACGACGACCGGGAGATGGTCCGGGTGTTCGTCGACGCCTGCTGTCTGTGCGGTGCCGGCCCCGCGAGGCCGGTACGTTCAGCCGGAGGGTCGACGGGGAGGACACCGACGTGA